In Candidatus Melainabacteria bacterium, a single window of DNA contains:
- a CDS encoding efflux RND transporter permease subunit has product MNWNISAWCIRNPIPPIILFVLLTVFGCTSLAQLGIEEEPNIDMPWVWVGVTMSGAAPIELETQITKKVEDAIASVANVKHIYSEVNTGVSNTNIEFELGTNSDRATNDVREAISRIRQQLPRGIEEPIVQRQDYVSGSSITYTISSTKNRPTLELSWIVDNDVSRALMANSNIGQVYRFGGVDRQINVSLDPIRLEALGVTADMVNTQLRALNINLPGGRGTVGAAEESIRTLGSAPTVDALRSTRIMLPGNRWVELRALGDVSEGISEQRHKAMLDGNSVVSFEIIRRRGKNIVAVEKDAERILDDLQKRLGPDIKFTRIFSDAKYVRESCDSTFESLLLGAILAVIVIWAFLRDGRAAIIAAVAMPLSVIPTFGFMKLADFTLNDMSLLGMALVIGILVDDAIVEIENIVRHMNQGKKPYFAAIDAADEIGLAVVATTMAAVVVFLPVAFMGGIPGQFFRQFGLTVSVAVFCSLLVARLITPVMAAYWLKPHKEVKESHTLNNIYEHFLALALKHRLITAIAGIIFFGASCVLFKSLPTSLVSRIDRGESTITVELPPGSQLQDTLNVVDKLTGIIKKQPEVVTIFSSVGKGGEVNQGRIHIVLKPKGERKISQDEFEDKLRPQFAEVPGARVTFNGGWGSGSVQILLTSYDTAALEQTAQELTKEVRKIPELTDVQSTASSLRPEIVVRPDFARAAEQGVSVESIARTALVATVGDTEANRPKFDLADRQIPIVVQIDPKYRHKMSVIGNLRVAGNGGRLVPLSSVAKVSLDSGLFKIDRHDRARQVSINAKFGANYTLGQALEAIHNLPAYKNMPPSLKEHKTGDAEIQGDIFGGFGYAIVTGVLLIYAVLVLLFRGFLQPFTIMMSLPLSLGGALIGLVLFNKPIDMYALIGIVMLMGLVTKNAILLVEYCLAAMSSGMSRREAIFSAGRTRMRPILMTTTAMIAGMLPIAVGLGAGSEARAPMAIAVVGGLFMSTLLTLVVVPVVFTYMDDLQNWIFKVFKSRSHDEHDSNIRVTESAEPSDTTSPKLINKTK; this is encoded by the coding sequence ATGAATTGGAATATTTCCGCATGGTGCATCCGCAATCCAATTCCGCCCATTATTTTGTTTGTACTGCTGACCGTCTTCGGCTGCACATCGCTGGCCCAACTGGGCATCGAAGAAGAGCCAAACATCGACATGCCCTGGGTCTGGGTGGGTGTGACCATGAGCGGCGCAGCTCCAATCGAGCTGGAAACGCAAATCACTAAAAAGGTGGAAGACGCAATTGCCAGCGTCGCCAACGTCAAACACATTTATTCAGAAGTAAATACTGGAGTAAGCAACACTAATATTGAATTCGAATTGGGAACGAACAGCGATCGAGCCACCAACGATGTTCGCGAAGCCATTTCACGCATCAGGCAACAACTGCCTCGCGGCATCGAAGAACCGATAGTTCAGCGCCAGGATTACGTCAGCGGTTCCTCAATCACATACACAATCTCATCGACAAAAAATCGCCCCACACTCGAATTGAGCTGGATTGTCGACAATGACGTTTCGCGTGCCCTCATGGCGAACTCCAACATCGGTCAAGTTTACAGATTTGGTGGAGTGGATCGGCAGATCAACGTCAGCCTGGACCCGATCAGATTGGAAGCCCTTGGAGTCACAGCAGACATGGTCAACACGCAGCTGCGCGCGCTGAACATCAATCTACCTGGTGGTCGGGGCACGGTGGGCGCGGCTGAAGAATCGATTCGCACGCTGGGCAGTGCCCCCACGGTGGATGCTCTCAGATCGACACGCATCATGCTGCCGGGCAACCGCTGGGTGGAACTGCGGGCGCTGGGTGACGTGTCGGAAGGGATATCAGAGCAGCGGCACAAAGCAATGCTGGATGGCAACTCAGTAGTCAGCTTCGAAATCATTCGACGCCGCGGAAAAAACATTGTCGCCGTCGAGAAAGACGCTGAGCGAATTCTCGACGACTTACAAAAGCGATTAGGACCAGACATAAAATTCACTCGGATTTTCAGCGACGCAAAATATGTGCGCGAATCATGTGACTCTACCTTCGAGTCGCTTTTGCTGGGCGCAATATTAGCTGTAATCGTCATATGGGCATTTCTCAGGGACGGAAGAGCGGCGATTATCGCAGCCGTTGCTATGCCACTGTCTGTAATACCGACGTTCGGCTTCATGAAATTAGCAGACTTTACGCTCAACGACATGTCGCTCCTCGGAATGGCGCTGGTCATAGGAATTCTCGTCGACGATGCAATCGTTGAAATCGAAAACATTGTGCGGCATATGAACCAGGGCAAAAAGCCATATTTCGCCGCAATTGACGCGGCTGACGAAATTGGTCTAGCGGTCGTTGCCACCACAATGGCAGCAGTGGTTGTTTTCCTGCCGGTTGCCTTTATGGGAGGTATACCGGGTCAATTCTTCCGCCAATTCGGATTGACTGTTTCGGTAGCCGTATTCTGCTCACTTCTGGTGGCAAGATTGATTACTCCCGTGATGGCAGCCTACTGGCTCAAGCCACACAAAGAAGTAAAGGAATCACATACACTCAATAATATCTACGAACACTTCCTCGCTCTTGCCCTGAAACACAGATTGATTACGGCAATCGCCGGCATCATTTTCTTTGGCGCCAGCTGCGTGCTTTTCAAATCGCTACCGACTTCACTTGTCTCACGAATCGACCGGGGCGAATCGACAATTACGGTGGAATTGCCACCGGGATCACAATTGCAAGACACGCTCAATGTCGTTGACAAGCTGACCGGAATTATCAAGAAACAACCTGAAGTAGTGACCATCTTCTCCTCTGTCGGAAAAGGTGGTGAGGTAAATCAGGGACGCATTCACATAGTTCTCAAGCCCAAAGGCGAGCGCAAAATTTCGCAAGATGAATTTGAAGACAAATTGCGCCCACAATTCGCTGAAGTGCCAGGTGCGCGTGTAACCTTCAACGGCGGCTGGGGCTCAGGCAGCGTGCAAATTCTGCTCACCAGTTACGACACTGCAGCCCTGGAGCAGACGGCTCAAGAACTGACAAAAGAAGTACGAAAAATTCCAGAGCTGACAGACGTTCAATCAACCGCGTCATCGCTGCGACCTGAAATCGTAGTTCGGCCTGACTTCGCCCGAGCAGCGGAACAAGGAGTTTCGGTCGAATCGATAGCCCGAACGGCTCTAGTTGCTACCGTGGGCGATACCGAAGCAAACCGTCCAAAATTCGACCTGGCTGACAGACAGATACCGATTGTTGTGCAAATCGATCCCAAATATCGTCACAAGATGTCGGTGATAGGCAATTTGCGTGTCGCAGGTAACGGGGGCAGGCTCGTGCCGTTGTCGAGTGTCGCTAAAGTTTCTCTCGACAGTGGATTGTTCAAAATCGACAGACACGACCGGGCTCGCCAGGTTTCCATCAACGCCAAGTTCGGCGCCAATTACACTCTTGGGCAAGCACTCGAGGCTATCCACAACCTGCCCGCATACAAAAATATGCCGCCCTCACTGAAGGAACATAAGACCGGCGATGCCGAAATTCAGGGCGATATTTTCGGAGGCTTCGGTTATGCCATCGTCACCGGAGTGCTCCTTATCTACGCAGTTCTGGTGCTATTGTTCCGAGGATTTTTGCAGCCTTTCACGATCATGATGTCGTTGCCGCTGTCACTCGGAGGCGCCTTGATCGGTCTGGTACTTTTCAACAAGCCGATCGACATGTATGCGCTGATTGGCATCGTCATGCTCATGGGTCTGGTCACTAAAAACGCTATTCTTCTCGTCGAATACTGCCTCGCGGCGATGTCGAGCGGCATGAGTCGTCGCGAGGCAATTTTTAGTGCCGGCCGAACCAGGATGCGACCGATTCTGATGACAACAACTGCTATGATAGCGGGCATGCTTCCCATCGCCGTAGGGCTGGGTGCCGGTTCGGAAGCCAGAGCACCCATGGCGATAGCAGTTGTGGGTGGATTGTTCATGTCTACTCTCTTGACACTGGTTGTTGTGCCTGTAGTCTTCACTTATATGGATGATTTGCAAAATTGGATTTTCAAAGTCTTCAAGAGTAGATCCCATGACGAGCACGACTCTAATATAAGAGTGACCGAATCAGCCGAACCTAGCGATACGACAAGCCCTAAACTAATCAATAAAACAAAATGA
- a CDS encoding GntR family transcriptional regulator, with protein sequence MQSTDKTTPEKSKNCASNRIKDVILQRICDGTYAPGQKLVELQIAKEFATSQAPIREALSQLEAMRVVETQPYKGTRVREVTSREMQECLEIRGVLEQLAAEKMGDRLLPRMDELRAKALETVAAAREQNAQKYGFANIEFHRIIVEASGNATLMIVWETIAPEIRMLSLAHSNLFNLEECAQEHMEIIEAFAENDNRYAGKLLKLHTETVLVGVESPGNPST encoded by the coding sequence GTGCAATCGACAGATAAGACGACTCCTGAGAAGTCCAAAAATTGTGCAAGCAATCGCATAAAAGATGTGATTTTGCAGCGTATCTGCGATGGAACATATGCACCTGGTCAGAAACTTGTTGAGCTACAAATTGCCAAAGAATTTGCCACCAGTCAGGCTCCCATTAGGGAGGCTCTTTCGCAGCTCGAGGCAATGCGTGTAGTCGAAACGCAACCATATAAAGGTACGCGTGTCAGAGAAGTTACGAGCCGTGAAATGCAGGAGTGTCTTGAAATTCGGGGCGTTCTCGAACAACTTGCGGCCGAAAAGATGGGTGACAGATTGTTGCCTCGAATGGATGAGTTACGCGCGAAAGCTCTTGAAACAGTCGCTGCTGCGCGTGAGCAGAATGCGCAGAAATACGGTTTTGCCAATATCGAATTCCATAGAATCATTGTGGAAGCCTCTGGCAATGCAACTTTGATGATTGTCTGGGAGACGATAGCGCCTGAGATTAGAATGCTTTCGCTAGCCCACTCCAATTTGTTCAATCTCGAGGAGTGTGCGCAAGAGCATATGGAAATCATCGAGGCATTTGCTGAAAACGACAATCGTTATGCCGGCAAACTTCTAAAGTTGCACACTGAAACTGTCTTGGTCGGAGTCGAGTCTCCAGGGAATCCGTCCACATAA
- a CDS encoding efflux RND transporter periplasmic adaptor subunit codes for MEPNSDTLASATLPESQVPVAAGVPAKKSALPWTIGTIVVVALIGLIAFGALPRIFQQQTLIQDTKKQISEAPSVSIVVAQPGAAIQEFVLPGSTQAIQVAQIYARVNGYLNERFANIGDQVKAGQVLATIDTPEIDQQVQAAESAVQQARAQVENAKETQVKAQADMRTVAANVRKGRTDLQFYTAEVTRYTGLAKQGAVSLEDRDSHVQQYNGAVATLESLNEAERSARATYNSAAAAVKAAQSALDTAKAQHQQIEATRSFKKVTAPFSGIITKRNVDAGALISSGSNNGSSILFEVAKTDVLRVFVYVPEQYVPYIHQGEIAKLTFPEFPRQDFEGTVTNVSGGLDETSKTLQVEIHVPNQNHKLLPGMYAKVRFQAPSTMRLPVIPASTLVTRADGQFVYVLDKDNVVHVKKLDVGRDLGGQFEVANGVNDGDRVIISPQDFIMDGMKVNPVVAPISQTTGK; via the coding sequence ATGGAACCGAATAGCGACACGTTAGCATCTGCGACATTGCCTGAGAGTCAGGTTCCGGTTGCTGCCGGCGTTCCCGCGAAAAAATCAGCTTTGCCCTGGACTATTGGCACCATAGTGGTGGTCGCACTGATCGGTCTTATTGCATTCGGTGCTTTGCCAAGAATTTTTCAACAACAAACACTGATTCAGGACACCAAGAAGCAGATCAGCGAAGCCCCCAGTGTCTCAATCGTCGTTGCTCAACCCGGAGCCGCGATACAGGAATTTGTATTACCAGGTTCCACTCAAGCGATTCAGGTTGCCCAGATATACGCACGCGTAAATGGCTATTTGAATGAGCGGTTTGCAAATATCGGTGACCAGGTAAAAGCCGGTCAGGTGCTGGCAACGATTGATACGCCTGAAATCGATCAACAGGTGCAGGCAGCAGAAAGTGCGGTACAACAAGCCAGAGCCCAGGTGGAAAATGCCAAAGAAACTCAGGTAAAAGCTCAGGCTGATATGCGCACCGTGGCGGCGAATGTACGCAAGGGACGGACTGACTTGCAGTTCTACACAGCTGAAGTTACACGCTACACCGGGCTTGCTAAACAAGGTGCAGTCAGTCTCGAAGACAGAGATTCTCACGTGCAGCAATATAACGGTGCAGTTGCAACACTTGAATCATTGAATGAAGCCGAGCGATCTGCCAGGGCGACATACAACTCTGCTGCAGCAGCGGTCAAGGCAGCCCAGAGTGCGCTTGACACAGCAAAGGCGCAGCATCAGCAAATAGAAGCGACCCGGTCGTTTAAAAAAGTGACAGCACCGTTTTCCGGAATCATTACCAAGCGAAACGTTGACGCTGGTGCGTTGATTAGTTCCGGAAGCAACAATGGCAGTTCGATTTTGTTTGAAGTAGCAAAAACAGATGTGTTGCGTGTTTTTGTCTACGTGCCCGAGCAATACGTCCCCTACATTCATCAGGGCGAGATCGCAAAATTGACGTTCCCTGAGTTTCCACGACAAGATTTCGAAGGTACGGTGACGAATGTCTCGGGCGGCCTGGATGAAACATCCAAGACATTGCAAGTTGAAATTCATGTGCCCAATCAGAATCATAAGCTCTTGCCCGGAATGTATGCCAAGGTTCGCTTTCAAGCTCCGTCTACGATGAGGCTGCCGGTTATTCCAGCGTCGACTCTAGTGACTCGCGCCGATGGACAATTTGTCTATGTCCTGGATAAAGATAACGTTGTACACGTTAAGAAGCTTGATGTAGGGCGCGATCTGGGCGGACAATTTGAAGTCGCCAATGGTGTCAATGATGGTGACAGAGTGATTATCAGCCCGCAGGATTTTATTATGGATGGAATGAAGGTAAATCCTGTGGTGGCACCGATTTCTCAGACCACCGGCAAGTAG
- a CDS encoding DUF4239 domain-containing protein, which yields MMNTANDAFLLVFLFVGIALVGQHIVNRFVKIEILEQHHSAGEAMMGVVGTLFSVLLGFMIASAMTKYQDAQMCGQMEASNVASVFRIARGMSDIDRPRIRNLCRAYVDDVINSEWPKMQRHEKINHGWETYQQLWEAVLATVPENDRQSNLQQGMIASMQSLGEQRRQRILLASTAMPKALWVVVGIGALITVAFTYVFASQFHQVQGAMTTLVAAALALNIWLLAAYSDPYSGELKISPSMFELVRDAILPIPDTPSRFLHDAKPEK from the coding sequence ATGATGAACACCGCTAACGACGCATTCCTACTTGTATTCCTCTTTGTAGGAATTGCTCTAGTGGGTCAACACATCGTCAATAGATTCGTAAAAATCGAAATTCTCGAGCAACATCACAGCGCCGGCGAAGCCATGATGGGCGTTGTTGGAACACTATTTTCCGTGCTCCTCGGATTCATGATCGCCAGCGCCATGACCAAATATCAAGACGCACAAATGTGTGGACAAATGGAAGCAAGCAATGTGGCCAGCGTATTTCGTATAGCTCGGGGCATGTCGGATATCGACCGACCGAGAATTCGTAATCTTTGTCGAGCTTACGTTGATGATGTGATCAACTCTGAGTGGCCGAAGATGCAACGGCACGAAAAAATCAATCACGGATGGGAGACCTACCAACAACTGTGGGAAGCCGTTTTGGCAACCGTGCCAGAGAACGACAGGCAGAGCAATTTGCAACAGGGCATGATCGCTTCCATGCAATCACTTGGAGAACAGCGTAGACAAAGAATCTTGCTTGCATCAACGGCGATGCCAAAAGCACTATGGGTAGTGGTAGGTATCGGCGCACTTATTACGGTGGCATTCACTTATGTCTTTGCCTCGCAATTTCATCAAGTGCAAGGTGCTATGACGACTCTCGTTGCAGCGGCATTGGCTTTAAACATCTGGCTCCTGGCGGCTTACTCAGACCCTTACAGCGGCGAACTTAAGATCTCACCATCAATGTTCGAGCTGGTGCGAGATGCAATTTTGCCGATCCCAGATACACCATCAAGATTCCTCCATGATGCAAAACCTGAAAAGTAG